One Pyxicephalus adspersus chromosome 3, UCB_Pads_2.0, whole genome shotgun sequence genomic window carries:
- the MMP9 gene encoding matrix metalloproteinase-9: protein MHRGVQKGKELVVTMGMLAVLVLLGTLCVTSHSAPTIRKSSMTIVFPGEIRSNLTDLEAAEKYLTRYGYLPLENGKDKHTSIKKSLERMQRKLGLKETGELDSQTMEAIKSPRCGVPDVGKYQTFDGDLKWDHTDITYKILNYSPDLDPAVIDDAFVRAFKVWSDVTPLTFTRIYDGEPDINIMFGTDEHGDGYPFDGKDGLLAHAFPPGSGVYGDAHFDDDEFWTLGTGVVVKTRFGNADGALCNFPFIFNGESYSSCTSAGRSDGHLWCSTTPNFDKDKKYGFCPSELLYTYGGNADGQPCVFPFIFDGQSYSKCTTDGRTDGYRWCSTTANFDKDIKYGFCPNTDTSVIGGNSPGEPCVFPFTFLGKTYNQCTSDGRGDGKLWCATTSSYDSDKKWGFCPDKGYSIFLVAAHEFGHALGLDHSSIQDALMYPSYKYEADFQLHPDDIEGIQYLYGAGTGPKPTPPKPTKKPKPTPPTTTDTPTTTDSVDPTDSPVDPTQDPCKVKEFDAIAEIQGELHLFKNGLYWKLPANGPPKSPKKISDTWPELPANIDTAFQDPKSKKIFFFSGRKFWQYTGSSVLGPRSLDKLGFGKDVDRVLGAITRDNGKVLLFNGERYWRLDVKAQTLDKGYPRNTDDDFAGVPSDSHDIFVYKGKYYFCQDQFFWRMTWRKQVEKVGYVKYDVLRCPEQS from the exons ATGCACAGAGGAGTTCAGAAGGGTAAAGAGCTTGTAGTTACAATGGGAATGCTGGCAGTCCTAGTCCTGCTAGGCACATTGTGTGTCACAAGTCACTCAGCCCCAACAATCCGCAAATCATCTATGACTATCGTCTTCCCAGGAGAAATACGCAGCAACCTAACTGATCTGGAAGCAGCGGAG AAATATCTGACGCGATATGGGTACCTGCCATTAGAAAATGGTAAGGACAAACACACCTCCATTAAAAAGTCCCTGGAAAGGATGCAGCGGAAATTGGGGCTTAAAGAGACAGGTGAACTTGACTCTCAAACAATGGAAGCCATAAAGTCCCCTCGCTGTGGAGTCCCGGATGTGGGCAAGTACCAGACTTTTGATGGAGATCTAAAGTGGGATCATACAGATATTACATACAA GATCTTGAACTATTCTCCTGATCTTGACCCTGCGGTGATAGATGATGCTTTTGTTCGTGCCTTCAAAGTGTGGAGTGATGTGACACCTCTTACCTTTACACGAATTTATGATGGGGAACCTGACATAAACATTATGTTTGGGACTGATG aACATGGTGATGGATACCCTTTTGATGGGAAGGATGGACTTTTAGCTCACGCTTTTCCACCAGGCTCTGGAGTGTATGGAGATGCTCATTTTGATGATGACGAATTCTGGACCCTTGGGACTGGAGTGG TGGTGAAGACTCGCTTTGGTAACGCAGATGGCGCCCTGTGTaactttccctttatttttaatgGTGAATCCTATTCCTCATGTACAAGTGCTGGACGATCAGATGGCCATCTCTGGTGCAGTACAACACCCAACTttgacaaagacaaaaaatacgGCTTCTGCCCAAGCGAAT TGCTATACACATATGGTGGAAACGCTGATGGTCAACCCTGTGTCTTCCCATTTATTTTTGATGGACAATCCTATTCTAAATGTACTACCGATGGGCGTACAGATGGATATCGCTGGTGTAGTACCACAGCCAATTTTGACAAAGATATTAAATACGGTTTCTGTCCCAACACAG ACACATCTGTCATTGGTGGAAACTCACCTGGAGAGCCCTGTGTCTTTCCCTTTACCTTTTTGGGGAAAACCTACAACCAGTGCACCAGCGATGGCCGAGGGGATGGGAAATTGTGGTGTGCCACTACTTCCAGCTATGACAGCGACAAGAAATGGGGATTTTGCCCAGACAAAG GTTATAGCATTTTCCTGGTAGCAGCACATGAATTTGGCCATGCATTAGGCCTGGATCACAGCAGTATCCAAGATGCTTTAATGTATCCCAGCTACAAGTATGAAGCCGACTTCCAACTTCACCCTGACGACATTGAAGGGATCCAGTATTTGTATG GTGCTGGAACTGGTCCAAAGCCTACTCCACCAAAGCCCACCAAGAAACCTAAACCAACTCCACCCACCACCACCGATACACCAACTACCACTGATAGTGTAGATCCTACTGATTCTCCAGTTGACCCAACACAAGACCCCTGTAAAGTGAAGGAATTTGATGCAATCGCAGAAATACAAGGGGAGCTCCACTTATTTAAGAATGG atTGTACTGGAAACTGCCAGCCAATGGGCCACCTAAGTCCCCTAAGAAGATCTCAGACACTTGGCCTGAACTTCCTGCCAACATTGACACAGCATTCCAAGATCCCAAAAGCAAGAAGATCTTCTTTTTCTCAG GGCGTAAATTCTGGCAGTACACTGGAAGCAGTGTTTTGGGACCAAGGAGCCTTGATAAGCTCGGCTTTGGCAAGGATGTAGATAGAGTCTTGGGAGCTATTACACGGGATAACGGGAAAGTCCTGTTATTCAATGGTGAAAGATATTGGAG acTTGATGTGAAGGCACAGACTTTGGATAAGGGATACCCACGTAACACAGATGACGATTTTGCTGGTGTTCCAAGTGATTCTCATGACATCTTTGTGTACAAAG GTAAATACTACTTCTGCCAGGATCAGTTCTTCTGGCGTATGACATGGCGCAAGCAAGTGGAAAAGGTCGGATACGTGAAATACGATGTCCTCCGCTGCCCAGAGCAAAGCTAA